GTCGAGGGCGCTGGCCTGCCGGCCTCCGGCCAGACGCACCGGACGCCGGCCGGTCAGGTCGTGGCTGACCTCGCGGATGGCCCGGATCGGGTTGTCCAGGGAGAAGTCCCGGAACGGGATACCGGCTTCGATCATCTCCAGCACCAGCGAGGCGGTGCCCACCTTGAGCATGGTGGTGGCCTCGCACATGTTGGAGTCGCCGACGATGACGTGCAGCCGGCGGTACTTCTCGGCGTCGGCGTGCGGCTCGTCGCGGGTGTTGATGATCGGCCGGGACCGGGTGGTCGCGCTGGAGACGCCCTCCCAGATGTGCTCGGCGCGCTGGCTCAGGCAGTAGGTGGCCGCCTTCGGCGTCTGGAGCACCTTGCCCGCGCCGCAGATGAGCTGGCGGGTGACCAGGAACGGCAGCAGCACGTCGGAGATCCGGGAGAACTCTCCGGCACGGACGATCAGGTAGTTCTCGTGGCAGCCGTAGGAGTTGCCCGCCGAGTCGGTGTTGTTCTTGAACAGATAGATGTCGCCGCCGATGCCCTCGTCGGCGAGCCGCTGCTCCGCGTCGATCAGCAGGTCCTCCAGGACGCGCTCACCGGCGCGGTCGTGGGTGACCAGCTGGGTCAGGTTGTCGCACTCGGCGGTCGCGTACTCGGGGTGGCTGCCCACGTCGAGGTACAACCGGGCGCCATTTCGAAGGAACACGTTGGAACTGCGGCCCCACGACACGACCCGCCGGAACAGATAGCGGGCAACCTCGTCGGGACTGAGCCGGCGATGGCCATGGAACGTGCAGGTCACACCGAATTCCGTCTCGATGCCCATGATTCGTCGCTGCACGTCATCGAGCTTACGGGGTGCTTGACGGTATCGGTGGGCAAGCTGGTCCATCGTGTTCGTGGCGCTACCAATCTAGGTCTTTTGCCCCTGGTCAGCCCCCCTCGCGGGCATAGGGTTGGCAGGAGTCCACGCAAAGGAGTGGTGATGACCCGCTACGAACTGCCCGATGTTGCCGACCTCATCCGCCTCGGCGAGCCCCATGAGAACGCCATCACGGTGTACGCGGAAACCGCACCGGGACCGGACGAGCGCGAGAAGAGTGTGCTGACGGCCAAGAGTGCGGTGGACCGGGCACTGCGCGCGATCCGCGACTCCGGGGCGCGCCACGCCGTCGAGGAACGGCTGCGCTCGCGCTGGAACGAGATCGCCGGATCCGACCTTTGGCTGAGCCTGTCCCGTTCGGTGGCCATCTTCATCGCCGACGACTTCCACGAGGTCTACGTGCTGCCCAACAGCTTGGAGAACCAGCTGCAGGTAGGCAGCTATTTCGACATCGGCCAGTTGGTCCGGGCGGTCACCACGCCGCAGGAGGCCTTCGCACTGACGCTGTCCGCCGACGGCTGGAACCTGTGGCAGGCCACGGCGACCACGCGCGCCGAGGAGTTGGAGCTCACCGGCGAGTACGCGGTCGACGTGGCCGACGCGACCAACCGTGCGACGGTGCGGGACCGGGGCCACGTACGCCGTCTGGTCGGCGACGAGGGCAAGAAGGTGCTTCTTGAGCAGTACGCCAAGCGCGTCGCCGACGCGGTCGACGGCGAGCTGGGACAGCTCGATCCGTCGTCGGCGCGGCCGTTGTATCTGTTCGCGACCGACCCACTGCTCGACATGTACCGCGCTCTCGACCACAAGCGCCAGATCGTTGCGGTGCCCGGCGCCGCGGATCTGCTACGACCGGATCAGATCGACGGCGCCATCCGCGAGTCGCTGCCCGCGCTGAACGCCGAACAGGCCAGTGCCTGGGTCGACGAGTTGGGCGACGACATCAGCAAGGGGCTGGTCGCCACCGATATCGGCGATATCACCCGGGCCGCGACCGCCGGCGCCGTGGACACGCTCGTCTACAACTTCACCGTCGATGTGGTGGGCCGGATCGAGGCTGCCACCGGCGCCCTGCACTACGACGATTCCGGCTATGACGTGCTGTCGCGCGTCGCGGTCACCGTTCTCGACAAGGGCGGTGCGACCTTCGCCGTGCGGCCCGACGAGATCACCGCAGATATCTGGAATCAGACCGCCGTCGCGAAGCTACGTTTTCCCCTCAGCTGAGGGACCCGGTTGGTGCAGTGACCCGGCGGGTGCACCGAGGATGCGTTCGAAGGCCTGCAGGTAGGCACCCACCACTTTTTGGGCGTTGGGGCCGCTGATGTCGACGCCCTCCGCGCCGTCTGCCTCGATCGCGTCGATGAAGGCGTCGGCCAGGTGCAGGCCCATCCCGGTGATGATCCCCGCCGCCTCGTGCGGGTAGTCGGTGTCGAAGACCCCTTCGGCGCAACCCTGACGGATGATCGACTCGAGCAGAGGCGCGGTGGTGCGCAGGGAGCCCTGCGCCATCTTCTGCCTCAACAGCGCATTGTTCTCGTGGTGCCAGAGCCGGACCAGCGTTGCCACTTCGGTCGCGCTCTCCGTTTTCCATGTCCTCGACGCGTCGAAGTAGGCGTGCATCTTCTCCAGCGCACCGCGGTCCGGGTCGTCGATGATGCCGGTCAGTCCGGCGGCGGCCCGTTCACCCATCTGCTCGATGACGCCTTCGAGCAAGGCCCGCTTGGACCGGAAGTAGTGGTACAGAGCACCTTTCGAGATCTCCAGGTCGGCCAGGAGGTCTTCGATGGTCATCGCGTCGTAGCCCTTGTCATGCATCAGCCGCAGGGCGGCGTCGAGGATCTCGTGACGCCGGGCGGCGTGTTCGGCGGGGTTCACCTGTCGTGCCACGAGTCCTCCTCCTTGACGCTGAATGTGCGTCGCACCTAGCCTAATTTATAGACCGTCAGTCGGTTTATTAATGAGGAGCCATCGATGCCGCAACCCAGCGCCGAAGCCCGGCAGCGCACCCGCATGTTCGCCCGCGTTCTGGGGCCTTTCGTCGCGGTCGCCACGTTGATCGTCGCGGTCCGCCTGCCCAGCCTCGGCGACCTGTTGGGAGATCTGTTCACCACCGGGATCCTCCCCTGGATGCTCGGCGCCACCATGCTCATGATGGGGCTGGTCGTGATCGCCTTTCACCAGTACTGGTACAGCGTCACCGCAGTGCTGATATCACTGTTCGGCTGGTTCGTCGCACTGCGCGGAGCAGCCATGATGGCCATTCCCTCGGCCATCGAATCCGGTGCCGATACCACGCTGGACAGCCCCGGACTGCTGCTCGCAGCACGGTGCTTCTTCCTACTGCTGACCGTGATGGGGTTGTGGTTCACCTACGTCGGCTGGCGGCCGGAGAACTCCGATAGCCGGTGAGTTGACCGTCGGCTACCTATCGAGCCCTGAGCCCATCGAGCACGAACCCGAGATGACGCCGCCAGATACCGTCGTCACCGGCTGCCATCGCGATGACCTTCGACATCGCCCACATCAATGTCGCGAGGTCGTCGGCGCCGAAATCGGCTCGGAGCACTCCTGATTCGCGAGCCCGATCCACGACGGCTGCCAACATCCCCCCAGCGCGGCCACATTCCCCCGCGACATCGACGGCGCCGACCGGATTTCTGGCCACCGCGTCGTTGATGCTGCGGTCCGATGCCTGCATCGAGAACAGCCCGTCGAGAAATCCGGCGAATCCCCGCCACGGGTCGGCATCGTCGAGCGCCTGCTGCGCCAACCGGTCGATCACGGCCAGCCGGTCGGACAACACCGGCACCATCACCATCGGCGGGCTCATCGAGCGCGGTGACATTCACCGGGCGATGGCAGGCAACGGCGACTTGCCGACGATCAATCCCGATGAGCTGGCAGAGCTCGCGTGGGGTCTCTACCGCGACGGCACCGAGGCCGAAGCGGTGATCAACCTACTTTTCTGACTTCTTCGGCTTTTCCGAAGGCTCTTCTTCGGCCGCCTTCTCCGAAACCGCTTCGGGCAGTAACGCTTCCAGTGCCGCGCCGGTGATCCGGCGGAAGCAGCGGCGCGGTCGAGTCGCGTCGAGCACCGCTACTTCGAGCGTCGACGGACCCAGTGTGCGCGGCTCGGAGCCGTTGCTGCTCGCGCTCAACGCCTGCACGGCGATCTTGACCGCCGCGCCCAGATCGGCGTTTTCCGCATACGACTCGTTGAGCGCAGAGATGATCGGCTCGGTGGTACCGCCCATCACGACGAAGTGCGGCTCGTCGGCGATCGACCCGTCGTAAGTGATCCGATAAAGCTCAGGGGCTTTCGTCTCGCCGTAGTGCGCCACCTCGGCCACGCACAGTTCGACCTCGTAGGGCTTGGCCTGCTCGGTGAAGATCGTGCCCAAGGTCTGCGCGTAGACGTTGGCCAGCTGGCGGCCGGTCACATCACGGCGGTCGTAGGCGTAGCCACGGGTGTCGGCGAACTGGATCCCGCCGCGCCGCAGATTGTCGAACTCGTTGAACCGCCCGACGGCAGCGAAACCGACCCGGTCGTAGAGCTCGCTGACCTTCTGCAGTGAGCGCGACGGGTTCTCCGCCACGAAGAGCACACCGTTGTCGTAGGCCAGCGCCACGACGCTACGGCCACGGGCGATGCCCTTACGCGCCAGTTCGGAGCGCTCACGCATCGCCTGCTCAGGCGAGATGAAGTACGGGAAGCTCATTTACCCCTCACCGCCCAACCGGGTCCGGCGCGCGATGACCTCGCGGGCCAGCTCGGCGATGCGTTCCTCGGTGATCTCAGCGGCGCCGTCGGCACCGATGGTCACCGCGGTCGGATAGATACCGCGCACCAGGTCGGGACCGCCGGTGGCCGAATCGTCGTCGGCTGCGTCGTACAGCGCTTCGATGGCCACCTTCAGAGCGGAATCCGCATCTACCACTTGCGGATACAGCTTCTTGATCGACGACTTGGCGAAGATCGAGCCGGAGCCCACCGATTGGTATCCCTCTTCCTCGATGTTCCAGCCGCCCGCGGCGTCGAACGACACGATGCGACCGGCGTTCTCGGCGTCGGCGGCATCGACGTCATAGCCGACGAGCAGCGGAAGTGCCACGAAGCCCTGCAGCGCCGCGCCGAGGTTGCCGCGCACCATGATGGCCAGGCGGTTCACCTTCCCACGGAAGGTCAGGGCGACACCTTCGAGCTTCTCGTAGTGCTCCAGTTCGACCGCATAGAGCCGGGCGAACTCCACGGCGATGGCCGCGGTGCCCGCGATGCCCGTCGCCGTGTAGTCATCGGTGATGTACACCTTCTGCACGTCACGCCCGGCGATCATGTTGCCCTGGGTCGAGCGGCGATCACCGGCGATCAGCACCCCACCGGGGTACTTGATCGCGACGATGGTCGTGCCGTGCGGGACCGCGTTGGTGGGGTCGAACCCACCGTCGGCGACACGGTTGACCGGCAACAGTTCGGGGGCCTGCCGGCGCAACAATTCAGAGAAAGACGACAGGTCCATTGCTACAGAGGGGTTACCGATAGAGGGCTGGGGCAGAGACGAAGACAGGTTCTCGCGCCAGGTCACTGGCCGCCCTTTTGGACGTACGCGCGCACGAAGTCTTCTGCGTTCTCTTCCAGCACATCGTCGATCTCGTCGAGCAGATCGTCGGTCTCCTCGGCAAGCTTCTCGCGACGCTCCTGGCCGGCAGCGGATGCACCCGGGAGGTCGTCATCCTCACCGCCGCCACCGCCACGCTTGGTCTGCTCTTGAGCCATCGCTGCCTCCTGCAATTGTCATCGGCTGGGCTAACCGCCCAACCGGTTCTTCCACAGTACCGGTCGGCACCCGAATTGCCCGGGATAGCTCACCGGTCGGGATCGTCAGTTCGTAAGTTGATCGACGAGTTCGGCAGCACTGTCCACCGAATCCAGCAGGGCGCCGACATGGGCCTTGCTTCCGCGCAGCGGCTCCAACGTGGGAATCCGGACGAGCGAATCACCGCCGAGGTCGAAGATCACCGAATCCCAGCTCGCCGCGGCGATGTCGGCACCGAATCGACGCAGGCACTCGCCCCGGAAGTAGGCGCGGGTGTCGGTCGGAGGGTTGTCGACGGCGTCGAGCACCTGCTGTTCGGTGACCAGGCGTTTCATCGAGCCCCGGGCGACCAGCCGGTTGTAGAGGCCCTTGTCCAGCCGGACGTCCGAGTACTGAAGATCGACCAGGTGGAGCCGCGGTGCCTGCCAGCTGAGGTTCTCCCGCTGGCGGAATCCCTCCAGCAACCGCAGCTTGGCCGGCCAGTCCAGGATTTCGGCGCATTCCATCGGATCGCGTTCGAGCAGGTCCAGCACATGGGCCCAGGTTTCGACGACGTGCGCCGCGCGGGGATCCGGGTCCCGGCTGTCGACCAGTTTGGCCACCCGGTCCAGGTAGACCCGTTGCAGTGCCAACGCCGTCATCTCACGGCCGTCGGCCAACGCCACCGTGGCCCGCAGCGACGGGTCGCGACTGATCACGTGCACCGCGTGTACCGGCCGGGCCAGGGCCAGGTCGGACAGGTCGAGCCCGAACTGCGGGCCCTCCTCGATCAGGTCGAGGACGAGTGAGCTCGTGCCGACCTTGAGGTACGTCGACGTCTCAGCCAGGTTCGCGTCACCGATGATGACGTGCAGCCGGCGGTACTTGTCGGCGTCGGCGTGTGGCTCGTCGCGGGTGTTGATGATGCCGCGCTTCAGCGTGGTCTCCAGACCGACCTCGACCTCGATGTAGTCGGCCCGCTGGGACAGCTGGAAGCCGGGATCGTCGCCGGACGGCCCGATACCCACACGGCCGGAGCCCGTCACCACCTGCCGCGACACCAGGAACGGGGTGAACCCCGCGAT
The window above is part of the Mycolicibacterium fortuitum subsp. fortuitum genome. Proteins encoded here:
- the prcB gene encoding proteasome subunit beta — translated: MTWRENLSSSLPQPSIGNPSVAMDLSSFSELLRRQAPELLPVNRVADGGFDPTNAVPHGTTIVAIKYPGGVLIAGDRRSTQGNMIAGRDVQKVYITDDYTATGIAGTAAIAVEFARLYAVELEHYEKLEGVALTFRGKVNRLAIMVRGNLGAALQGFVALPLLVGYDVDAADAENAGRIVSFDAAGGWNIEEEGYQSVGSGSIFAKSSIKKLYPQVVDADSALKVAIEALYDAADDDSATGGPDLVRGIYPTAVTIGADGAAEITEERIAELAREVIARRTRLGGEG
- the pafA gene encoding Pup--protein ligase, coding for MQRRIMGIETEFGVTCTFHGHRRLSPDEVARYLFRRVVSWGRSSNVFLRNGARLYLDVGSHPEYATAECDNLTQLVTHDRAGERVLEDLLIDAEQRLADEGIGGDIYLFKNNTDSAGNSYGCHENYLIVRAGEFSRISDVLLPFLVTRQLICGAGKVLQTPKAATYCLSQRAEHIWEGVSSATTRSRPIINTRDEPHADAEKYRRLHVIVGDSNMCEATTMLKVGTASLVLEMIEAGIPFRDFSLDNPIRAIREVSHDLTGRRPVRLAGGRQASALDIQREYYSRAVEYLQTREPSTQIEQVVDLWGRQLDAVESQDFAKVDTEIDWVIKRKLFQRYQDRYNMELSDPKISQLDLAYHDIKRGRGVFDLLQRKGLAARITTDEEIDAAVDTPPQTTRAKLRGEFISAAQEAGRDFTVDWVHLKLNDQAQRTVLCKDPFRSVDERVKRLIASM
- a CDS encoding TetR/AcrR family transcriptional regulator; this encodes MARQVNPAEHAARRHEILDAALRLMHDKGYDAMTIEDLLADLEISKGALYHYFRSKRALLEGVIEQMGERAAAGLTGIIDDPDRGALEKMHAYFDASRTWKTESATEVATLVRLWHHENNALLRQKMAQGSLRTTAPLLESIIRQGCAEGVFDTDYPHEAAGIITGMGLHLADAFIDAIEADGAEGVDISGPNAQKVVGAYLQAFERILGAPAGSLHQPGPSAEGKT
- a CDS encoding ubiquitin-like protein Pup; the protein is MAQEQTKRGGGGGEDDDLPGASAAGQERREKLAEETDDLLDEIDDVLEENAEDFVRAYVQKGGQ
- the prcA gene encoding proteasome subunit alpha: MSFPYFISPEQAMRERSELARKGIARGRSVVALAYDNGVLFVAENPSRSLQKVSELYDRVGFAAVGRFNEFDNLRRGGIQFADTRGYAYDRRDVTGRQLANVYAQTLGTIFTEQAKPYEVELCVAEVAHYGETKAPELYRITYDGSIADEPHFVVMGGTTEPIISALNESYAENADLGAAVKIAVQALSASSNGSEPRTLGPSTLEVAVLDATRPRRCFRRITGAALEALLPEAVSEKAAEEEPSEKPKKSEK
- the dop gene encoding depupylase/deamidase Dop, coding for MQRIIGTEVEYGISSPSDPTANPILTSTQAVLAYAAAAGIQRGKRTRWDYEVESPLRDARGFDLSRASGPAPIVDADEVGAANMILTNGARLYVDHAHPEYSAPECTDPMDAVIWDKAGERVMEAAARHVASVPGAVKLQLYKNNVDGKGASYGSHENYLMSRQTPFSAVIAGFTPFLVSRQVVTGSGRVGIGPSGDDPGFQLSQRADYIEVEVGLETTLKRGIINTRDEPHADADKYRRLHVIIGDANLAETSTYLKVGTSSLVLDLIEEGPQFGLDLSDLALARPVHAVHVISRDPSLRATVALADGREMTALALQRVYLDRVAKLVDSRDPDPRAAHVVETWAHVLDLLERDPMECAEILDWPAKLRLLEGFRQRENLSWQAPRLHLVDLQYSDVRLDKGLYNRLVARGSMKRLVTEQQVLDAVDNPPTDTRAYFRGECLRRFGADIAAASWDSVIFDLGGDSLVRIPTLEPLRGSKAHVGALLDSVDSAAELVDQLTN